The nucleotide sequence CTGGATCAAAACCCTCAGCGACAAAGGGTACTACACCTCCAGCGGCAAACTGGAAGACTGGGACGGCAGCGACGCCATCTTCACCGGAGAGAAAGTGGTCTTCCACATCACCTCCACCGCCGACATCGGCAACATCGGGGATGCAGCCAAAAAAGCTGGATTCAAGATGGGCGTGGGCGTGCTGCCCATCGCAGACGGCAGCAAACGCAACGGTGTGGTGATTGGTGGGGCTTCCTTGTGGGTGGCCAAAAACATCACCGACAAGCAGTCCGAGGCTGCTCTGGACTTCGCCCTGTACCTGACCAACCCCAAAAACATGGCAGCATGGCACAAACTGACCGGTTACTACCCTGTGCGCAACAGCAGCGTGGACCTGCTGAAAAAAGAAGGCTGGTTCTCCAAAGCCCCTGTGCAAACCGTGGCCTTCAACCAGCTTCTGAAAACCGAACCCAGCGTGGCCACCGGCGGAGCCTTGATGGGCAGCTTCATCGAAGTGCGCAAGATCATTGAGGAAAGCATCCAGAAAGTGCTCTCAGGGCAACCGGTGGACGCCACCCTGCAAGACGCCAAGAACCGTGCCGACAAAGCCATTGGGGACTACAACAAGAACTTCCAGTGAGTTCTGGTGTAAGTTCACAGCGAGAATCCTCGCACAGGACAGTCCAGGTCGAGCAACTTCATTTGTGAAACTGCACCAGCAGCCTATTGGAGGGAACTCTGGAAAGGGCAGAAAGCCAAGACCGAGTGTTCTTTCTCCTCCTGCTGTAAACTCCCTCAGAGCACCCACCCCTCAACATCACCCCTTTTCCTCCCCCACAAGGGGAGGAATTTGGCTGGAGAATCCCTTGAACACCACCCGCAAACCTGAATTGCCGTTCTCAAACAAGAAAAAACAACCCTCTGACAGCCCAGAGCAGGGCACCTTCAAAAGCCCTTTCTTGCCCTGGCTGTTCTTGCTGCCGTCTCTGGTGGTGCTCGGGGTGTTTCTGTACTTCCCAGCCATCGAGACCTTACGCCTGAGCCTGTACCAGAGCAGTGTTTTTCTGGGCACCGAGCGTTTTGTGGGGCTGGAGAATTTTGCAGAGTTGCTGTCCAGTCCGGTGTACCACCAGAGCATCCTGCAAACCCTGATTTTCATGGGGATCACCGTGACCTGTGGGATCACTCTGGCATTTGGACTGGCTTTGCTGGCCAACCGTCCAGTGCGTGGAGCGAAGATCTACAGGTTGCTCCTGATTTACCCTTATGCCCTCTCCCCTGCCATTGCTGGAACCCTGTGGCTCTTTCTGTTCAATCCAGAGATCGGTCTGGTGAACGCCCTCCTGGAGCGTTTCTTTGACCTGAAACCCCGCTGGCTGGATTCGCCTTTTCTGGCGTTTTTTCTGGTGTGTGGGGCTGCCGTCTGGAAGAGCCTCGGATACAACGTGGTGTTTTATCTGGCCGCCCTGCAAAACGTGCCGAAAGACACGCTGGAAGCTGCCCAGATTGATGGGGCTGGAAGCTGGCAGCGCATCCGGTTCATCCTGATTCCAATGCTGAGCCCGATGACGTTTTTTCTGGTGTTCACCAACATCGTGCAGGCCCTGTTTGACAGTTTCGGACTGGTGGACATCCTGACCAAAGGAGGGCCAGTGTATGGACAGACCGGGATCACCAGTTTTCTGATTTACCAACTTTATCTGGATGGTTTCGCCAATGCCAAAACCGGGTTTGCTGCTGCGCAAGCGGTTCTGATGCTGATTCTGGTGGCAGGCATCACCTTGCTGCAATTTCGCACAGGAGGAAAGCAGGTGCACCATGGTGCGTAAGAACTGGAAAGACCCCCTCACCCACCTCTTGCTGTGCATCGCTGTGGTGCTGGTGGGATTCCCCCTCATTTTCGCTCTGGTCAAAGCCACACAGGACAGCAGTCAGGTGATTTCGGCACAGATGCATCTGGGAAGCGCCTTGCTGGAAAACATCCAGACCGCATGGAACACCGCGAGGCTCGGGCAGTACATGCTGAATTCCTTTGTGGTGACGGTGGCCGTCACCCTCGGAAAAACCCTGCTTTCCCTTCTGGCCGCTCTGGCCTTCGTGTATTTCCGGTTTCCCCTGAAAAACATGGTGTTTGCTCTGGTCTTGTTCACCCTGATGCTGCCCACCGAGTTGCTGATCGTGTCCCTGTTCAACCTGATCACCGACTTCGGATGGAGCAACACCTACGCAGCCATCATTGTGCCGTTTCTGGCTTCTGCCACTGGGGTTTTCCTGTTCAGGCAACACTTCATGAACATCCCCCACAGCCTTGCCGAAGCTGCCCGTCTGGACGGGTGCGGTCCGTTGCGTTTCCTGTGGCACATCCTGATTCCGATGAGCTGGAACACCATCGGGGCACTGGCAGTGATCCAGTTCGTTTACGTGTGGGACCAGTACCTGTGGCCTCTGGTGGTCATGCAGAGCGAAGACAAACAGGTGGTGCAGGTCGGACTGAAGAAACTGATCGATGTGGGCGGAGCCACCGACTGGGGGGCCGTGATGGCCGGGGCCGTCATCAGCATTTTGCCCCCTCTGGTGGTGTTCACCTTGCTGCAAGAGCAGTTCAGCCGGGGGTTTGCTCTGGGGCAGGAGAAGTAAAGAAGTTTTCAGTTTTCAGTTCAAAGTTGGCAGCCAACCTCTGGCAGGATGCTGGTGGATGGGATGAAGAGCCCCGATGGATACAGGGCTCTTCATTCCAGAGCAGCTTTCCTGCGCCCCATGCACCTCAAAATCAAGCCCATGCAGACCAGTTCGATGCACACGAAAAAAGCGTAAGACAGGGTTAAACTTCCAGCACCGCTCACATAAAGGGCATAAATTTTCGGTCCTCCGTTGTGAGTACATAAAATGAAAAACTTCAAATTGACATGCTATACTGGAAAACACAACATAACTTGGTTTTCGGAAAAAGAAGGCAATGATGAAAACAGTAGAATTAAACAGAAAAGTCAATATATTTCTTAAAGAAATACTCCAACCGCTTGGCTTTAAGAAAACCAAAAAATACGACAACTACCGAATATCTATGCCTTATGGGTTTGCAGAGATAGGATATACTTACACAAATTACATGCCCCATCATTATAAAGTGCGCTTCCACATATCAGTAAGAATTGATATTGTCGAAACAGCTTTCAGAGAAATTTTCAGCGAGTCAGAAATGAGTAACCCATCATATACCATGGGAATGAATTTAACATATTTTGGCCTAGAAAATGACCATTACAAAGTCCACGATGACAATTCCTTACAATTGGCCTTTATGGACTTCAAAAAGCGCATGGAAAGCGTTTTTTCTTTTTTAGAGCAATGCAAAATTCTTGAGATGGCTGCAGAGATCCTAAGCGACGAAGTTTTAGTGGGAAGAAATTTCCACTACATCGTTCACAAAAAATACCATCGAATGCTTCTGATTCAAAAATTGATAGGTGGCGCAGATTTTAATAAATGTATAGAATTCATTATAGCTCATCCTTGGTATAAAAATAATCCTCAACTTAGAAATGAATTTAATATGATCATAAATACATAGTGAGATTATCTAATATATCACAGAACACACTATTTATGGTGGGCAAAATATTTATGAAGGTGTTCATTGGCCGAGAATTCGACTGGCATGAATCATCATAAATGAACAATTGAAATAAACTTTCCCAGTGACGATTTCTTTGTAAAAGCTGGAAGTTTCTTACTCTGGTTGTGGATCTTTATAAAGGACGGCCAACACGATGGGCACTTTGGTGAACTCAGGGAGCTTGAACCGTGACCACCACACTGCCACGCTTGCGTCCGGTGTCCACGTAGCGGTGGGCTTCGGGCATCTGGGTGAAGGTGTACTCGCGGTCCACGACGGGTTTCAGGTGTCCTTCCTGGGCCCATCTGGCCAGCAACTGGATGTCCTCTGCTTTTTCGGTGATGGGGCCTGCCACCACTTTTTTGCCAGACAGGCTTTGTCCCAGAGAGGCCAGCATTTGAGGCAAGGTCGCCAGCACCAGCAAGAGGCGACCTCCAGAGCGCAGCACTTTCTGGCTGCGTTCAAATGGGGCGTTGCCCACCGCATCCACGATGATGTCGTAGGTTTCGGTGCCTGTGGCGAAGTCTTCTCTGGTGTAGTCGATGACTTTGCTTGCCCCCAGAGAGCGCACCAGTTCGGCGTTTCTGGCACTGCACACCGCGGTCACTTCTGCACCCAGATGGCGTGCAATTTGAATGGCAGCAACCCCCACCGCCCCTGATGCTCCATTGACCAGCACACAGTTTCCGGCTTTCAGGCCACCCCTGCGGTAGAAATCCAGCATGGTGGTGCCTCCGAAAGGCAGAGAGGCGGCTTGCTGATGGCTCAGGTTGGCCGGAGTGAGGGCCATGGTGCCTTTTTCTGAAATGCACAGGTATTCGGCGTGGGCACCCATTTTCATGCCTGCCATGCCAAACACCCGGTCTCCCACTTTGAAACCCGTGACGTCTTTGCCCACCTCTTCGATGACCCCGGCAAATTCGGTTCCCAGCACGGTCATTCGGGGTTTGTTGATGCCCATCACCAATCGGATGATCGGTCCAAAGCCTCTGGGCACATTCAGGCTGCGCATCCGGCAGTCCCCAGAGGTGACGGTGGTGGCATGAACCCGGATCAGCACCTCATGGTCTCTGGGGGTGGGTTTGGGCATGGTGGCGAGGTGCATCACCTCTGGGGGTCCGTATTCAGTGCGAACCATGGCTTGCATGGTGGTGGCTCTGGTTTGGGTCTGGGGGTTGGATTGGGTGGTCATGGGGGTCTCCTGTTTACCTTACGGCGTAAGGTTATAGATTCAGAGTAGCCTTACGTTGTAAGATTGTCAAGAGAACCTCTGACATGCCCAAAAACACTCCCCCTCCATCTGAAAAAAAACCGCGCAACAAGCTGGACCGCGAAAAGGTCCTGCAACACGCCCTGACCATCGCCGATCAAGAAGGCATCCAAGCCCTGACCATGCGCAAACTGGCACAGGATCTGGGTGTGGAAGCCATGTCCCTGTACCACCACTTCGCCAACAAAGAACGGCTGATGGACGGAATGATCGATCTGGTGTTCATTGAAATTGAGATGCCCACCGAAGGCCTCTGGAAAGACCGCATCCGAACCAGAGCCATCTCTGCAAGACAGGCCCTCAAAAAACACCCTTGGGCTGTCGGTTTGATGGAGTCCCGCACCTCACCCGGACCCATCACCCTGCACCACCACAACAAGGTGATTGAATGCTTCCGGACCAGCGGATTTTCGATTCCGGCAACCGCCCACGCCTATGCTTTTCTGGACAGTTTCATTTTTGGGTTCATCCTGCAGGAAATCCAGTTGCCGTTCAGCACTTTTGAAGACGCCGGACCCGCTGCCGACAGCATCATGTTTGAGGTGTTCAAAGGGGAATTCCCATACCTGACCGAACTGGCCACCGAGCATGTCATGCAGCCCGGATACAACTATGCCAGAGAGTTTGACATCGGGCTGGAAATTGTGCTGGATGGAATTGAAAAGATGAAAGACGTGTATTGATCGAACATCAACTGGAATTTTTCCTCTGGTGTGGCTTCACACAGGCCAACGACATTGCAGGCTGAACATTGCACACCCTCTGGAATGAAAGGGCACATACACATGACGCATGCCAAAATTTTGAACAAAACAGACCGGTCCATATGCTTTCAAGTGGTTCAGGTCCAGAGAAAAAAGCACCTGTTGCCCTCATGGTCTCTGGAGAAACAACTTCAAGATCACCTGAAAACCTCACTCCTTGAATGCAGCCATGCATCCAGCACCCGCGTGATTCAGGCAGGATTGCACCACCCTCTGATCCGGGCTGTGCACGCAGCGTACAGCAACCACTTCCCCCTGAAAATCACTCCAGATGTCTTCTGGTTGACCCTCAGTCAGGGTTTTGCTTTGCACATCCAAACCCACACTGAGACGCTCAGGGACTTTTTTGTGTCCCACCATGGCCGCGAAAAGCTCACTGTCTACACTTCCGGTCTGGCTTCCCGCAAGGATTGGGAGCAGGTGGTGGAAACCTGGTGTGAACAAATCACCACACACGTGGGACAAGACACTTCTGCCCTTTTTCGCT is from Deinococcus misasensis DSM 22328 and encodes:
- a CDS encoding TetR/AcrR family transcriptional regulator C-terminal domain-containing protein, coding for MPKNTPPPSEKKPRNKLDREKVLQHALTIADQEGIQALTMRKLAQDLGVEAMSLYHHFANKERLMDGMIDLVFIEIEMPTEGLWKDRIRTRAISARQALKKHPWAVGLMESRTSPGPITLHHHNKVIECFRTSGFSIPATAHAYAFLDSFIFGFILQEIQLPFSTFEDAGPAADSIMFEVFKGEFPYLTELATEHVMQPGYNYAREFDIGLEIVLDGIEKMKDVY
- a CDS encoding carbohydrate ABC transporter permease; translated protein: MNTTRKPELPFSNKKKQPSDSPEQGTFKSPFLPWLFLLPSLVVLGVFLYFPAIETLRLSLYQSSVFLGTERFVGLENFAELLSSPVYHQSILQTLIFMGITVTCGITLAFGLALLANRPVRGAKIYRLLLIYPYALSPAIAGTLWLFLFNPEIGLVNALLERFFDLKPRWLDSPFLAFFLVCGAAVWKSLGYNVVFYLAALQNVPKDTLEAAQIDGAGSWQRIRFILIPMLSPMTFFLVFTNIVQALFDSFGLVDILTKGGPVYGQTGITSFLIYQLYLDGFANAKTGFAAAQAVLMLILVAGITLLQFRTGGKQVHHGA
- a CDS encoding NAD(P)-dependent alcohol dehydrogenase produces the protein MTTQSNPQTQTRATTMQAMVRTEYGPPEVMHLATMPKPTPRDHEVLIRVHATTVTSGDCRMRSLNVPRGFGPIIRLVMGINKPRMTVLGTEFAGVIEEVGKDVTGFKVGDRVFGMAGMKMGAHAEYLCISEKGTMALTPANLSHQQAASLPFGGTTMLDFYRRGGLKAGNCVLVNGASGAVGVAAIQIARHLGAEVTAVCSARNAELVRSLGASKVIDYTREDFATGTETYDIIVDAVGNAPFERSQKVLRSGGRLLLVLATLPQMLASLGQSLSGKKVVAGPITEKAEDIQLLARWAQEGHLKPVVDREYTFTQMPEAHRYVDTGRKRGSVVVTVQAP
- a CDS encoding carbohydrate ABC transporter permease; amino-acid sequence: MVRKNWKDPLTHLLLCIAVVLVGFPLIFALVKATQDSSQVISAQMHLGSALLENIQTAWNTARLGQYMLNSFVVTVAVTLGKTLLSLLAALAFVYFRFPLKNMVFALVLFTLMLPTELLIVSLFNLITDFGWSNTYAAIIVPFLASATGVFLFRQHFMNIPHSLAEAARLDGCGPLRFLWHILIPMSWNTIGALAVIQFVYVWDQYLWPLVVMQSEDKQVVQVGLKKLIDVGGATDWGAVMAGAVISILPPLVVFTLLQEQFSRGFALGQEK